In a genomic window of Ipomoea triloba cultivar NCNSP0323 chromosome 3, ASM357664v1:
- the LOC116011746 gene encoding wound-induced protein 1 produces the protein MRILTGTANSGDSFRFEPLKVDAIGPTVFVEGQDLARNITWVHAWSVTDGIITQVREYFNTSLTVTRLGNQSRAAAATSAFTPLHCPSVWESSLSNRVGKSVPGLVLAI, from the coding sequence ATGCGCATCCTCACCGGCACTGCTAATTCCGGCGATTCCTTCCGATTTGAGCCTCTCAAAGTCGACGCCATTGGCCCCACCGTCTTCGTCGAGGGCCAAGACCTAGCTCGCAACATCACCTGGGTCCACGCCTGGTCCGTCACGGATGGGATAATCACCCAGGTCCGCGAGTACTTCAACACCTCCCTCACCGTCACTCGCCTCGGTAACCAGTcacgcgccgccgccgccacctcCGCCTTCACGCCCCTCCACTGCCCTTCCGTCTGGGAGAGCAGTCTCTCCAATCGGGTTGGGAAATCCGTCCCGGGTCTCGTCCTCGCAATataa